Below is a window of Fulvitalea axinellae DNA.
TGGCGCAAACCTCTATCATCTTAGCATTTTCCAGCGTAGAGCAAAGCCCGTCGAATTGGCGGTCCGCTTCGCGATTATAAAACTCCATCCAACCGCAACGCGAGCCCGGCCAAGGGAATTCCTTGGAAATTCCTTTGAGCGAAATGCCAGGCCTGTCGCCGATAAGTTCGGCCAAAGCTTTGGTTTCGGCCCCGTTATAGGTGACGTTCATATAAATTTCGTCGAAGATCAGGATCAGGTTGAATTCCTTGGCGATCTCCACGATGTTTCTCAGAATATGCTCCGGATATACCATTCCCGTCGGGTTATCGGGATTGATTACCAGAATACCCACGATGTTCGGGTTATATTTTACCTTCAGATAAAGGTCTTCAAGGTCCGGGAGCCAGCCGTTGTGCGGGTCCAGGTTATAAGTGATCGGCTGGTGGTTGGCGTGCGCCGCTTCCGCCGAAGAGTGCGTAGAATATGCCGGCGACGGTCCGATGATACGGGCCGTAGGCACCAAAAATTGGTACAGCTTCGCAATGGCGTCGCCGAGGCCGTTAAAAAATAGAATGTCTTCCGCCGTAATTTGGGCACCGCCCAAGGCGTTGGTTTTTTCCGCCAGGTATTCGCGCGTTTCCAACACCCCTTTGGAGTGACAGTAGCCGTAAGTGGCGTTCTCCTGCATCAGCGCGCTGATTTTCTCCTTTACCCAGTCGGGTACATGAAAGCCTTTGGCGATAGGGTCGCCGATATTTTCCCAGACGATTTCCTGCCCTTGGGCCTTGACCTGTTCGGCCTTCTTCACGATGCCCCTGATCTCGTAACTGAGTTCTTTGGAGCCTTCTCGAAGCAATTTTTGTCTCATGGCTTTGCTGTTAGCGCCGGCGGAGCCTCCCGGCCCCGCTTTTTGATTATGACATTTTTCTTCTTTTGGGCATAAATTGAATAATTTCTTTGAAAATAAATCAACCGTTGCCGAATTTACAAAAATAGGGTCCTCCAGCTAAAATACTGTGGTTTGGAGGCTTTTTTATTCGGAATGAGACAGATAGAGAGGCGGTCTTCGGAAGGCGGTTTGTTTTGGCGTTCCTCAAATTGTTGCTAGATTGTATCGCTGTTAGTGTTTACTATTTTTATTTTTTTTAGTCTGAGGGCTCTAAAAATGTTGGATAAAGATGAGGCAAGAGCAAAATACTGATACCCTAATCGATATAGCTACTGTGCAAGCAGGTATTGGCGACAAAGGCGCTTTCCGTATTTTGTTTACCAAACATTATCAGGCATTATACGAGCAGGCGTTGTTTGTTGTGGGCGACAAAGGGCTGGCCGACGAGGCTGTTTCCGATGTTTTTGTCAATATCTGGAAAAGCCGTGAACGTCTGGGAGGTGTGGAGAATTGGGGAGCATATCTGTCCGTTGCGGTGCGCCGGCAAAGCGTTCGGTTGGCGAGCAGGGAAGCTGGAAAGTTAGGTGTTCTTTCTTCTTTGGAAACAACAGGAAATCTTTACGCTGTGACCCGGGAAGGCCCGGAAAGTCAACTTTTATCCGACGAGTTGTTTGATGTGGTGGCAAAATCTGTAAAACGGATGCCGCTAAAGCGCGCGATAGTTTTTAGAATGGTGAAAGAAGAGGGACTGACGTACAAAGAGACTGCGGAAAAACTTGAAATCAGCGTAAAGACTGTGGAATTGCATGTCGGTTTGGCTCTTAGGGACGTGAGGAAAGACGTGGAGGATTATCTGTCCAATTCCGACATGAGAGTGTCCGACCAACAGCTGGAGGTATTGCTGTTGTTGGCTATATCGTCCGTTGTTCAGGGAAATATTTTTTAAAAAAATCGGAAATCGGTATAGGGTGCGGTTCCGGGTTCTGACTCAGTAGTGTGAGAGACAGTAAGGAGGGAATGAAAACTGACGATGATGGATTTGGAAGAATGTAAGTTTGAGCGTTTGGCGGGAAAAGCCCTGTGCGGTGAAATGACGGAGGAAGAATTCGCCCGTTTTGAACGGTATGTGGAGGCCGATCCGGAACGTATCCGACGATGGCGACAAATGCGTGTTTTTTGGAATTCTACCACTATCGTTCCCACTGAAAACAGTAACCGTATCGACCGTGTTTTTGACCGAGTTTGGGATAGGGTTGACCAAACCGATCCCGATAGGAAAGCGTACTGGAAACTTCGTCCCGAAACGCCACTGTGGAGGCGTTACGCTTCGGTTGTCGCCTTGCTTTTGGTATTTGTCGCAGGCTATTGGACGGCCAATGTATCTCCCGTTATCCTTGGCGAAGATCCCGTGTCCATCATAATCCACCGCACGGAAAAAGGCCATAAGATCCTCGATTTGCGTTTGCCTGACGGTTCTAAGGTCTGGCTAAACGCCGACTCGGAATTGCGTTACCCGAAACGTTTTGACGGCGAGAGGAATATCTCGCTGAAAGGAGAAGCGTATTTTGAAGTGAAAAAAGATAGCCTTCGCCCATTCAAAGTGTCTGCTGGCAAGACGATAACGACGGCTTTGGGTACGGCGTTCAATATCAGCACGTACAAAGACAGGGAGGCTGAGGTGGTCTCGTTGACGGAAGGAAAAGTGCTCGTGGAATATTCTGGTGCGGAGATGAGAGAGCCGTTGATGCTGACGCCAGGCGAGGAAGCCGTAGTGAAAGAGGGTGCCTTCAATAAACGTCAGGGCGATTTTAGCTTGGACTGGACCAAAGGCGTACTGGAATTTAAAGACACCAAGATGTCTGAAGTGTTGAGGGAGTTGGAGCGTTGGTACGGAATACCGTTTGAGGTTGTTGGCGATCCGGACAAGTTGCCTTTTTATACCGGATCTTTTGATAATGAAAATCTGAGAAACGTATTGGACGGAATACGTTTTCATGACCGGTTTGAATATCGTTTTGAGGAAGACCGTGTGGTACTGGATTTTTCGGAATTGTAGATCTAGCCTTTTGGCAAAGAGATAAATAGAGTAAAAAAAGAGGTGGGGACTCCCCTCCCCGCCTCTGGCAATAGGTTTTTCAATTTTAACAATTCAATTTATGAAAAAATTTCGACTAAACTTTTTGTCGGTGTTTTTTTGCGTACTGACGTTTTCGTTGTCGGGCCTTTCCGCCCAAGCCGAGACGTCCGAGTCGCTTAGCCGGTACAAAAATGTGCGGGAGGTCCGCTTAAGCCAAGGGCTGGAAGACCTCAGTGTTTTTGAGATTTTTAGGAAAATTGAGTCGGAAACCCCTTTCCGTTTCAATTTCTTCAAAAAAGAGCTTGATCTAAAAGCCCGCTACTCCGTAAAGGATGAAAATCCTACGGTAGCCGATGTATTGTTGGAAATATCCAAAATTTCGGATTTGCGTTTTCGCCAGGTAAACCACAATATCCATGTAAGCAAGGCCAAAAAGGATTCGGCTGTCGAGAAGGTGGAGGTTGTTATCGAAGGCGTAAAGGTAACGGGTACCGTACGTGACGAGACCGGAGAACCAGTGTTGGGAGCTACGGTACTTGTAAAAGGTGCTGGCCGTGGAACGGTTACCGATGTGGAAGGACGATACACATTGGTAGTGGAAGCGGGCGAAACGCTTATTTTCAGAGCAGTCGGTTTCGAAACTCAGGAATTGGAGTTCGACGGAAACCAAGTGTTGGATATCACGCTGTCAGCGGATGTTAAGGAGTTGGCGGAAATTGTGGTGGTGGGTTACGGAACGGTAAAGAAGAGTGACCTTACGGCTTCCATTACTTCCGTATCGGTCAAAGAAGTGCCGAAAGCAGCTACCGCTTCCATCGAAAATATGTTGCAGGGCCAAGCGGCGGGCCTTCAGGTTTCGCCCAGTGGATTTGAGCCGGGCAAAGGATCTTCGATGCAGATTCGTGGAGCGGCCTCTCTCAAAGGCGGAAACGAACCGCTTTGGGTAGTTGACGGTTTTCCGTTGTCGTCTTCGCCGGGTAATAGCTTGAACCCGAATGACATAAAATCAATCGAAATACTTAAGGACGCCAGCGCCACTTCCATATACGGAGCCCGAGCGGCCAACGGTGTTATTTTGGTCACGACGCTCAGTGGCGAGGCGGGAAAGACATCCGTAAGCTACAACGGAAAGTATACGATGCAGGATTTGGGCCGAGTGCCCGAGATGATGGACGCCCAGACTTATATGCGCGAACGCAACCGTATGGGTTACGAGCTGTGGATGCAAAAAAACAAGATTGGCGTTTACGGTGGCAACGACGCAGGCAGTTTCACTCCTTTTGTTCCGAAGTATACCGACGAGCAAATTAACTCTTTCTCGGGCGGAACGGATTGGCTCGATGAGGTGACGCGTACGGGCGTAATTCAGGAACACAACATCTCGATAAGAGGCGGAAACGAGAAAACAACCTTCTTGACATCGCTAAACTATTTTGAGAATAAGGGCGTGGTGGACAAATCCTCTTACGAACGGGTAAATTTGCGACTCAATTTGGACCACAAGGTCAGCGATTGGGTAAAGGTGGGATTGAAGTCGAATGGGACTTTTAACAAGGAAAAGAAAATCAAAATCTCCAATGGAACCACCGAAGGAGCGGGCGTAATATCATCGGCGCTTACTTATAATCCTACCCTGTCTATTTTTGACGAAAAAGGAGCCTATACGGTAGATCCTGACGCCTCGTTTTTGCCGAATCCAGTTTCCCTTTTGGAAATCGCCGACAATAACGAATGGATGAACATTACGGCTATGGCTTACGCCGATGTCAAACTTCCCATCGAAGGCTTGAGTATGCGGGCGAACGCCGGTATTGAGTACCGTAACTTTACGGGGCGCTACTATATTCCTACTTCCACTTCAGAGGGACAGAAGAAGAACGGCTACGCGTCGTGGGGGCACAACCGCAGGCTCAGCAAACTCTTTGATTTTACCCTTAACTACAATAAGGATATAATGGAAGGGCACTCGCTCAGCGCTATGGCGGGTTATTCTTATCAGGATTTTGACGAAATGAAATTCAACGCCAACAACAGCAATTTTGTGCATGACGGTACCAAGGAGTGGGATTTGGGCTCCGGTACAGCCGATAGGCCTGGAGTTGGTTCGGGCGGTAGCGAAAACAAATATGTTTCAGCTTTTGCTAGGGTAAATTACAACGCCTTGGATCGTTACCTGTTTACCTTCACAATGCGTGCCGACGGTTCGTCAAAATTCGGTTCGGGTAACAAGTTCGGTTATTTCCCTTCGGCCGCTTTTGCTTGGAAGATCGCTAATGAGAATTTTATGGAAGGCGTTGAGCCTATCTCTGACCTGAAGCTTCGCTTGAGTTATGGCCAAGTGGGTAACAGTGGCATTAACCAAGATTATCGTGAGCTGTACACGTTTAACAGGACGTACGTGTTCGGAGGTAATTTTTCGAAAGGCGCCAGCCTGAAGCAGGTTGAAAATCCGGATCTGAAATGGGAAACCACTACAGAGCTTAATATCGGTGTGGATTTCGGTCTTTTTGAAAACCGCATTACGGGTTCCGTAGAAGTGTTCGATAAGGAGATCAGCGATTTGTTGTCGGAGAGAAAGCTGTTGGCTTGGTCCGAAAAAGACAAGGTATTGGACAACATCGGTTCTACGCAAAGCCGTGGTGTGGAATTAAGCCTGAGTAGCATAAACGTAACGAATGATAAGTTTGAGTGGCGTTTGACGTTCAATATTGCCACTTATCGTGATCGCTGGAAGGAGAGAAGTCCGGATTGGAACCCGTCAATCTACCAATCTGAAGATGATCCGATCAGGACGCTTTACACTAAAAAGTCTGATGGTTTGGTAGTTCCTGGCAGGGAATACCCGCATATGGAAGGTGCTTTTCCAGGGCTGATTTATGTTCAGGATCTAAACGGTGACGGTAAGCTTGATGACTTGGACGTGGTGGTGGAAGGTAGCAAAGACCCGAAATTCCAAGCGGGATTCGGTAACTATTTCCAGTATGGAGCCTTTGACTTGGCCGTGTTCATGTACGGAAAATTCAACTATTGGAGAGAGAACAAAGTAGACAAAGTCTTTAATGGCAATGCGGTGGAGTTCTGGAAGCAGTCGCAAAACAAATCGGAAGATTTTGGTGACCGATGGACGCATGATAACCAAAACACGGATATGCCGAGCGGTATCAAAAGTCCATATGGAACGGGAGATTTTTATTGGGAGAAAATCAGCTTCGTAAGAATACAGAACATCACTTTGGGATATACGGTACCAACCAAAAAGCTGGAGCAAGTACGGGTATTTGCGGATGTGCGTAACCCGTTTGTATTCACCAACTACGAGGGCTTGGATCCGGAATTTGACGGCGTGGGAGCTTACCCGTCACAACGTAGCTTTACTCTAGGTTTGGATATTAAATTCTGATGGACATGAAGAGAGTTAATTATATATTGATGGCCTTGGCTTTCGCTTTTTCGGGATGTTTTTCGGATTTGGATCCCATAAGCAAAAGCGATCTTTCGCCTGACCAGTTTTTCAAAACGGAAAAAGACGTAAAGGCGGCCGTAAGTGGCGTGTATGCGCATTTGGAGAACCTTCACCATGCTTATGGTGGTTCCAACCTGAATCCATGTTACGCCACAACAGATGAGTTTACGTGCTCTTGGGGTGATTCCAGATGGAGAATTTGGCGCGATTTGACGTGGACGCCCACCACCGGAGACGTGACAAAATTTTATAATCTCAATAAAATCACCGAGGCGACAAACATGATATTTAGGGCCGAGGCCGTAGATATGGACCCTGACCTTAAGGATCGTTATATAGCCGAAATGCGTATGGTCAGGGCTATTTTGGCTTGGTATCAATACCGTTTCTATGGCCCAGTTCCCGTGATATTGGAGCAAGGGCACGGCTCGGATTATCGTCCGGAAAGGCCGACTAAAGAATGGATGGTAGATTTTTTGGTAAGCGAAGCCGAGGCTTGCGCCGCAATACTTCCCAAAACTTATGACGCTGGTGACTTTGGAAGAATGACCAAAGGAATAGCGTATATGTTGGAGCTGAAAGTGTATATGAACGACCACCAGTGGCAAAAAGCTGCCGAAGTCAGCAAGAAGATTATGGATTTGGGCGTCTATAACCTTCAAGACACTTACGCTTCGGTTTTTCACATCGATAATGAGA
It encodes the following:
- a CDS encoding pyridoxal phosphate-dependent aminotransferase, giving the protein MRQKLLREGSKELSYEIRGIVKKAEQVKAQGQEIVWENIGDPIAKGFHVPDWVKEKISALMQENATYGYCHSKGVLETREYLAEKTNALGGAQITAEDILFFNGLGDAIAKLYQFLVPTARIIGPSPAYSTHSSAEAAHANHQPITYNLDPHNGWLPDLEDLYLKVKYNPNIVGILVINPDNPTGMVYPEHILRNIVEIAKEFNLILIFDEIYMNVTYNGAETKALAELIGDRPGISLKGISKEFPWPGSRCGWMEFYNREADRQFDGLCSTLENAKMIEVCATKLPQLSIPAIMKDERYPAYLEATKEKIGKRSQTITDLLGDVEGIYFNPTYGAFYNTIIFKEGALKPGQKIAIENPEIQKALDGWMAEDPEMPLDKRFTYYLLASKGICVVPISSFCSELKGFRVTLLEEDGETLHNTFSRLKEGIEEYLGS
- a CDS encoding sigma-70 family RNA polymerase sigma factor, coding for MRQEQNTDTLIDIATVQAGIGDKGAFRILFTKHYQALYEQALFVVGDKGLADEAVSDVFVNIWKSRERLGGVENWGAYLSVAVRRQSVRLASREAGKLGVLSSLETTGNLYAVTREGPESQLLSDELFDVVAKSVKRMPLKRAIVFRMVKEEGLTYKETAEKLEISVKTVELHVGLALRDVRKDVEDYLSNSDMRVSDQQLEVLLLLAISSVVQGNIF
- a CDS encoding FecR domain-containing protein — protein: MMDLEECKFERLAGKALCGEMTEEEFARFERYVEADPERIRRWRQMRVFWNSTTIVPTENSNRIDRVFDRVWDRVDQTDPDRKAYWKLRPETPLWRRYASVVALLLVFVAGYWTANVSPVILGEDPVSIIIHRTEKGHKILDLRLPDGSKVWLNADSELRYPKRFDGERNISLKGEAYFEVKKDSLRPFKVSAGKTITTALGTAFNISTYKDREAEVVSLTEGKVLVEYSGAEMREPLMLTPGEEAVVKEGAFNKRQGDFSLDWTKGVLEFKDTKMSEVLRELERWYGIPFEVVGDPDKLPFYTGSFDNENLRNVLDGIRFHDRFEYRFEEDRVVLDFSEL
- a CDS encoding TonB-dependent receptor, whose product is MKKFRLNFLSVFFCVLTFSLSGLSAQAETSESLSRYKNVREVRLSQGLEDLSVFEIFRKIESETPFRFNFFKKELDLKARYSVKDENPTVADVLLEISKISDLRFRQVNHNIHVSKAKKDSAVEKVEVVIEGVKVTGTVRDETGEPVLGATVLVKGAGRGTVTDVEGRYTLVVEAGETLIFRAVGFETQELEFDGNQVLDITLSADVKELAEIVVVGYGTVKKSDLTASITSVSVKEVPKAATASIENMLQGQAAGLQVSPSGFEPGKGSSMQIRGAASLKGGNEPLWVVDGFPLSSSPGNSLNPNDIKSIEILKDASATSIYGARAANGVILVTTLSGEAGKTSVSYNGKYTMQDLGRVPEMMDAQTYMRERNRMGYELWMQKNKIGVYGGNDAGSFTPFVPKYTDEQINSFSGGTDWLDEVTRTGVIQEHNISIRGGNEKTTFLTSLNYFENKGVVDKSSYERVNLRLNLDHKVSDWVKVGLKSNGTFNKEKKIKISNGTTEGAGVISSALTYNPTLSIFDEKGAYTVDPDASFLPNPVSLLEIADNNEWMNITAMAYADVKLPIEGLSMRANAGIEYRNFTGRYYIPTSTSEGQKKNGYASWGHNRRLSKLFDFTLNYNKDIMEGHSLSAMAGYSYQDFDEMKFNANNSNFVHDGTKEWDLGSGTADRPGVGSGGSENKYVSAFARVNYNALDRYLFTFTMRADGSSKFGSGNKFGYFPSAAFAWKIANENFMEGVEPISDLKLRLSYGQVGNSGINQDYRELYTFNRTYVFGGNFSKGASLKQVENPDLKWETTTELNIGVDFGLFENRITGSVEVFDKEISDLLSERKLLAWSEKDKVLDNIGSTQSRGVELSLSSINVTNDKFEWRLTFNIATYRDRWKERSPDWNPSIYQSEDDPIRTLYTKKSDGLVVPGREYPHMEGAFPGLIYVQDLNGDGKLDDLDVVVEGSKDPKFQAGFGNYFQYGAFDLAVFMYGKFNYWRENKVDKVFNGNAVEFWKQSQNKSEDFGDRWTHDNQNTDMPSGIKSPYGTGDFYWEKISFVRIQNITLGYTVPTKKLEQVRVFADVRNPFVFTNYEGLDPEFDGVGAYPSQRSFTLGLDIKF
- a CDS encoding RagB/SusD family nutrient uptake outer membrane protein; protein product: MKRVNYILMALAFAFSGCFSDLDPISKSDLSPDQFFKTEKDVKAAVSGVYAHLENLHHAYGGSNLNPCYATTDEFTCSWGDSRWRIWRDLTWTPTTGDVTKFYNLNKITEATNMIFRAEAVDMDPDLKDRYIAEMRMVRAILAWYQYRFYGPVPVILEQGHGSDYRPERPTKEWMVDFLVSEAEACAAILPKTYDAGDFGRMTKGIAYMLELKVYMNDHQWQKAAEVSKKIMDLGVYNLQDTYASVFHIDNEMNDEIVWAISRTPSRGNHWLAHVYPYDYVSLAGNSVQRWGGFKVPWDIYDRCFTEAQDGRLEVLWSEYPINADGTMKSMRSDIGALPVKYSEDPAGAGTLHGNDWIIWRYTDVLLSRAEALNQLSGPTQEATDLINTVRSRAGVSQISKDDFTKESLNDYILDERFRELYLEGHRRDDLIRHGKFIEKAKERGVDYASEKHLLFPIPQWQLDQDPDFPQNPGY